Genomic DNA from Methanosarcinales archaeon:
GATCATCAATGAAAGCGATGGTCCCATAGGTGCCCGTATCATTGCTGATAAGATGAGAGAACGAGGATATCAGATAGGAGAAAGAGGGGTCAGGTACCACCTCAGGATCCTGGATGAGCGGGGACTTACCTCAAGGGAAGGTTATTCGGGCCGTATTCTTACAGAATTGGGTCTAACTGAGCTGGAAGACGGTCTGATCGGACACAGGGTTGGATTTATTACTACCAATATCGATGAACTGGTCTATAAAACTGACATTGATATAGAGACTGGTAAAGGTAATGTAATTGTTAACACTGCATTGTTAGATAAGGACTTTTTTGAGCAAGCAATCGAGATTATTGCGTCGTTATGTGACAGTCCGTACTCTATAAGTCCTTATGTTAAGATAATGGAAGAAGACAATTATGAATTCAGGGTGCCTGAAGGCATGGTTGGGATCGCCAATGTTTGCAGTATCACCATTGACGGGATACTGGCTAAAAAAGGGCTCCCTGTAAATACAAAATGCGGGGGGCTAGTCCAGGTAAGAGCAGGTATCCCAACTTCCTTTACTGATATCATAATGTATGAAGGGACTACCATCGATCCCATGAGGATTTTCATGGCCCGTAATATGACCTCGGTATTGGAAACAATGCAAACAGGAAATGGAAAAATCTTAGCAAATGTTAGAGAAATTCCTATGTCAGCAAAAGATTATGCAATAGATATTCTGGAAAAGGCAAAAGAGATTGATATCAATGGTCTGATCAAGTTAGGAGAACCAGGGAAGTCTATTCTCAGGGCACCTATTAATCCGGGAAAGATAGGATTATC
This window encodes:
- a CDS encoding DUF128 domain-containing protein, which encodes MEILRIINESDGPIGARIIADKMRERGYQIGERGVRYHLRILDERGLTSREGYSGRILTELGLTELEDGLIGHRVGFITTNIDELVYKTDIDIETGKGNVIVNTALLDKDFFEQAIEIIASLCDSPYSISPYVKIMEEDNYEFRVPEGMVGIANVCSITIDGILAKKGLPVNTKCGGLVQVRAGIPTSFTDIIMYEGTTIDPMRIFMARNMTSVLETMQTGNGKILANVREIPMSAKDYAIDILEKAKEIDINGLIKLGEPGKSILRAPINPGKIGLSIYAGINSLAAVQESGIDISVHPISSIMNYKDMKKL